AAGACGAGCCGATAGAAGGTTTCTCAGAAATCTTGCCAATTGACCGCAGCCGCTACGAGCGGCGTAATGGTCTGCGGCGTTCCAGCTACGAGAGTCGCTGGCATACCGATGTGACGGCAGTTGTCAACCCACCTGCGGCATCAATTTTGCGTGCGGTTAACGTTCCCAGCTTCGGTGGTGACACACAGTGGACTAATTTGGTAGCAGCTTATGAGGGTCTATCAGCACCCCTGCGGGCGCTAGCAGACGGATTGAAAGCCGAACATCGCTTCAATGCGCGTTTGAATCTGCCCAGCAATAGCAAGATCGCTCAACGCATTGCAGCCAATCCACTGGTTTCAATCCACCCGGTAGTACGAGTTCATCCTGAGACAGGTGAACGAGCATTGTATGTGAATCCTGGCTTTACCTCACACATTCTTGATGTGTCACGACAAGAAAGCGACTTGCTGCTTGAGTTGTTCTTCAACCAGATTACTAAACCTGCCTATACCACGCGTTTCCGTTGGAACAATGGTGATATTGCCTTCTGGGACAATCGCGCTACCTCGCATTTGGCCCCTCAGGATCTGGATCATCTGGAAGTCGAGCGCGTCCTTTATCGTACTACCATCACGGGTGATGTTCCAGTTGGGCCTGATGGTTTCCGATCGCAAGTGGTTGAAGGTGAAGCGTTCAGCAGCGAATTACCAACCATCTTGAAGAATAGAGCCGAGAAGCTGGAAGCAGAACCAGTGCTTTCGTAAGTCTACACAAGGCTTTACCTACCTGTAGGGGTTTAATGACAAGGGGCAAAATCCCCTTGTTAATTTTTACTTTTTAAAGGAATACGGATGGTAAACTCTGTACCACATCCTGGGGTGGAATCAACTTCAATACTGCCTGTATGTTTTTCTACTATAATTTGATAAGCGATCGCCATTCCTAACCCAATTCCTTTGCCAACAGGTTTAGTAGTGAACATATAGTCAAATACTCGTTGTTTGACCTCTTCTGACATCCCAATACCATTATCGGAAATCTGAATAATTACTTGTTTGTCATCAGTGCCATCAGTACGAATCTGAATTTTTCCTTGATTCTTTACTAATGACTCTTCTATAGCATCAATCGCATTGGCTAGAACATTCATAAATACTTGATTTAGTTGCCCTGCATAGCATTCGACTAGGGGCAAATCACCGTATTTTTTAACGATCTGAATTTCTGGTTGATTGGGCGTGGCTGTCAGGCGATGATTTAGAATCATGAGAGTGTTGTCTAATCCTTCGTGGATGTCTACAAATTTCATGTCTGCTTCATCGAGGCGCGAGAAATTACGCAGCGACAGCACAATTTGACGGATACGTTTGGTTCCCACTTGCATCGATGCCATTAGTTTAGGTAAATCTTCTGCAAGAAACTCAATATCAAGGTCTTGGGCGCGATCGCTAATTTCTGGCGTAGGATTTGGGTAGGTTTGTTGATAAAGCTTGAGCAAATCGAGGATGTCTTGGCTGTAAAGACTTGCGTGGTTGAGATTGGCATGGATGAAATTGGCGGGATTATTGATTTCGTGTGCGACTCCAGCCACCATTTGTCCGAGGCTAGACATTTTTTCGGTGTGGATGAGTTGAGCTTGAGTATTTTGCAATTCTTTCAATGTTTCACTGAGTTCTTGGGCTTGCTGGCTCGAAATCAAGGCGCGATCGCGAATTTGTTCGTATAATTGCACCTGTCGCCATGCACCAATCAACCCAACTACTAGCAATCCTCCCAAAACCGTAGCCAACAAGTTCAACGCTTGCAATGGCGATTCAATATTTTCTTGGGGTACAACTAAAGCTACCGACCAATTTGCTTCTTGAAGCGGGGTGTAGGCAACATAGTTCCACTTCCCATCTAGTTGAGCCAATTCAATATTTGTGCGTTTAGTTACCATATTTTGGGTGATTTTCGCCAACTGAGAATTAGGCGAATTGAGGAAACTCTGGGCAGCTTTTTCAGGTGTGCCAATCAGTCGGATATCGGGATGGGCGATGGGAACTCCTTGAGAATTGAGGGCGAAAGCATAGCTACCCTTACCTTGATGTAAATCGCTAATCACCTCAACTACCCGATTAATCTCAATTCCTCCCATCAATACACCTGCTGGTTTTGTGCCTATTTTGGCAGGAATTGGCGAACTAATCTGAATCTGCAACTTTGTGGATGTGCGCCCAATAATGGGATCAGCGGCTACTGTTTCACCTGTCATACTGCGTTGAAAAAATTCTCGATCTTTGACGCTTGTCCGACCTCCCTGAGTATTAATCAATGCACCATCTGGCGCGATCAACGCCATGAGTAAAAATGTTTGCATCCGCTTCACCTCAGATTGCAAATAAGGTTCCATCACAGGCCAATCTAGCGATCGCACTACAGCAGAATTTGCCAGAGTTTTAATTTCTGTCTTCCGAATCGCTAACCAATTATCAATATCATTTTGACCTTGTTCTGTTTTTAACAGCGCTTGCTGCTTGAGACTATTGAGCAACAGTCCTTTGACAAGGTTGTAACTAATGATAGCGGTGACGCTAATACTAAGGGACAGAATCACCAAAATTGATAATAATATGAAATTACGCGATCGCCATTTCAATGAGTAGTGATTTTTGTCGATTGGAGCATACCGTGGGGGATTAATTTTCAACCAACTTTTTCGTAATTTAAGCATTATCATCGTTTGAATCGAATTTAAAATTTAAAAAGCAAAAACGAAGAGTGTTGAGTCAAGTAAACAACACTCAGCACTCATTATTAGACATCTCCAGAAATTAAATATGCGTTATGCAGAACCCTTGTAGAGACTTAACAGTGCTACGTCTCTACATTCTTTTTCACTCCTATGTCTATTCTTGTTGAGTAGAAATTTGAATGACAAACTCTGTGCCTTGTCCAAGTTCGGAAATGCAGGAGAGGGAACCACCATGCGCTTCTACCACAATTTGCCGAGCGATCGCTAATCCTAATCCAGTGCCTTTTCCTACAGGCTTGGTGGTGAATAAATGGTCAAATACTCGTTCCTTGACCTCCGGTGACATCCCCACACCGTTATCGGCAATCTTAATCAAAATCTGCTGACCGGACTCTAATAAACGAGTTTGAATAGTAATGCGATTGGGGTTGGCAAGAATCGCTTCTAAACTCCGTTCTGTATTGTATTGTTCAAGTGCATCAATAGCATTTGCTAACAAGTTCATAAACACCTGATTAAGTTGTCCAGCAAAGCATTCTACTAGGGGGAGTTTGCCATAATTCTTAACTATCTCAATTGCTGGACGGTTTTCATTGGCTTTTAAACGATGTCTAAGAATCAGAATACTGCTGTCAATGCCTTCGTGAATATCAAAGGGAACTTTATAATCTTTATCTGCTCTGGAGAAGGTTCGCAAACTGGTACTGATCCCGCGGATACGCTGAACACCCAATTTCATTGAGTCCAGTAATTTAGGTAAATCTTCGCGTAAATAATTCAGGTCGATAGCATCAATTTCGTCTTGAATATCTGAGCCGGGATTAGGAAAATTTTCTTGATAAAGATTAATTAGTCCAAACAAGTCTTTGACATAATTTTTGGCTGGTTCTAAGTTACCAGCAATGAAGCCGATAGGGTTGTTGATTTCATGAGCAACACCTGCTACTAGATTACCAAGAGCAGACATTTTTTCAGCTTGTACCAACTGTAACTGCATCATTTGAAGTTCTTGCAAAGCTTCTTCTAATTGTTGTTTTTGCTGTTGCAATAATTGTTGTGCTTGCTGGCGTTCTGTGATGTCTTCAGAGGTGCTAAGAATCCCAAAAATATTTTTTTCTCTATCTTTTAAAGGAATTTTATTTGTATTTGACCATTTTTGTTTTCCGTCTAGTTGCTGCACAGTTTCGATAATGTTGAGTTCCGCTTCTCCAGACTCCATGATGCGGCGATCGCGCGCTACAAAAAAATCTGATTGCTCCCTAGTCCAAGGAAGATCGTAGTCTGTTTTACCAATAACATCTTCTGGTACTCCTAGACCCCAAGTTTGAGCATAGTTATGGTTACAGCCTAAATAAACACTATTGCAGTCTTTCCAGAAAACAGACTGGGGGATATTGTCAATAATTAACCGCAAGAATTGTTCCGTCTGTCCCAGATTTTCTAAGGTACTTTGTGCATGCTGATAAAGTCGGGCATTTTCTAGGGAGATTGCAGTTTGAGTACATAACAAATTGAGAATTTCGACGCGATCGCTGCTAAATGCCCCAGTAATCAGATTGTTTTCTAAATACAAAATCCCTAACAGTTTACCTTGATAGAGAATCGGCGTACACAGTAAGCTTTTGGGCTGTTGACGAATGATGTAGGGATCAGCTATCAACGCCGGATGCACTCTTGCATCAAGGATGACGGTAGGTTGGAAGCTGCGTTTAACGACATAAATTAGGCTATGGGGAACGTCTGCGCTATCTTCCACAAAAATGGACTGTAACACCCTTGATTGCTGCCCAACTTCCGCAGTTGCCTCAACTAGCAATCTACCTTCTTTGAGCAGTAGTAACGCACACTTATCTGCGCCAGCATTTTCAATTACCACTTGCAGCAGCTTCGTAAGTAATTTATCCAGTTCAATTTCACTAGAGAGAGTCTGAGAGGCTTTTAAAACTGTTGCCAAATCTAGCATTACTGATGCACTACTGCTAGACGTTGATTTATTAGTGCTGGAGTGGAAGGTAGTAATGCTGTCAATATTGGCGATCGGCGAGCGCGTCTGTTGCAAAATTGGAGCTAGAAGCCGTGGATAACGTTGTTCTAAATCATCGACTTTGGCTTTAGCGCCCCAGCGAGTGTAACAATAGTAAGCATTAATCAAATACTCTTGAGCAATGCGTTCTTTGCCCCATTCTAAATAAAACTTAGCTGCGAGTTCATTAGCGATCGCTTCTTCGTTCAGGTATTCGTTTTCTTTGGCTTGAGCAATGGCGCGATCGTAATACTCAATTGCCTCGGCTTTTGCCCCCAAAACTCGACATTTTTCGGCGATAACTAAAGCATAACGGTGAGCCTGATTGCTCGGTGCATAATCTGCCCACTTCTTGAGTTTTTCTTGATGATTTGTTACCCGTTCTATAATGCTGATTTGCTCTGTCTCACTGGCAGTTGGGTAAACCGCTAATCGAACTAGTGCATCGTAGAAGTAGAAAATTGGAACGTGTATGAGTCCTTTCCCTGCACTTAAATACTGTTCCGTTAAGTTGGCGTTTTCTAATGCCTGTTCATAGCGTTGAAACAGGTACGAGAGGAGCAGTTTATTGACATAAATCTGATATAGTGCTGTCACATCATTGGTTTTGAGGTGAAGCTGAATCATTTCATCTTCATTATAATGTTCGCTATACAAGCGATCGGGTTGGGGCGTAGTCTCTAGCAGATTGAGTACAGCTTGATAGTAAATACTTTGCTTCTGGAGATAAGTATCTTGGCGCAGTTGCTGCATTACCTGGCGATGAGCTTCCATCGTTTGTCTCAGAGATGATAACTCTTGACTGGTTAAATAGGCAGTGAGGCTATAGCCAAGAAGACTGAGGGCGACATATTGAATATCACCAATTTCTACTCCACTCGAATAGGCTCTTAGATACCCTTCTAGAGTATCTTTAGCAGGTTCTTGCCAATGTCTCAGGAAGTTGTTGAAGGCAAAAATGGTTTTAGCGGTTAACTCAGGCGCATGGATGTGTTGCAGCAGTTTCATCCCCATTTGTCCAAAGCCATAGCCCGCCTCAATATCTCCCAAGACAACAAGCAATGTTAACCCGTACATCACATAGCCATGAGTCGATTCTGGTGCATTCCCATATTGCACAGATAAATCAACGTGAGCAAGAACGATCAAAGGTAATAAGTCTGGGGCAGCTTGAAAGGCAGCAGAAATAATTGTGGACAAAATAACCATTGCCGCTTTTTTCTCTGGTGCGGTCATTTGGGGTAATTCCAGCAAAGATTCTATTGCTCTATCCTTGAGTAAGGTTTGGGTGTGTCTGAGTGCCTGTTCGATGTCTGCTGGGGTAGGTTTATCTGGCAAATCCACTTCCAGATGCTTTAAGACTTCCCGTGCTAGTCGCAAGGCTTCTAGTTGCTGATTTTTGGCAATGCAAGCTTGAATTTTAATGTTGTAGATATTTGCCCGATCTAGCCATGATTGGGCATGATTCAGCACAACCTCGGCTAAGTGTTCCATCTGTTCAAAATTGGTGCAGAGGTAAGCTGATTCAGTTGCTCCTTCATACAAGATCAGAGCAAGATTGTATTGACTTTGCCAACAATTAGCCGTAAGTATACTAATACCTGTGTTGAAATATTCTAAAGCTGCTGCGTAAGCCGTTGCATTCTTGGCTTTACGTCCCGCCGCTAGGTTTAACTCTACAAGTTCTTGTTGCTCTTGTTCATCGCTAATCAAAGCCACCCCTTGATTGAGATGATTGACGATCGCAAAAATTTTCTCATCTCGTTCATTTCCAGTCGTCGCTTGTTGCAGCAAACGCCCAATGTGTAAGTGAGTAACTTGCTTTTGATTGTCAGGAATTAGTGAATAGGCAGCTTGCTGAATGCGATCGTGAAGAAATTTGTAACCTGTTATTTGTCCTCGATCATTCGTCCTTTGCAAATCACTAATGACTAATGACGAATCCTGATAAAACTTATAGACTTCATTCGTAGGAATAATCAAACCATCTTGGACAGCTTGCCAAAAGTCTGCGGCTGTTTCCATCTGGGATTTTTCATGGACGATCGCCAGTGTCGCTAAGTCAAATTTATTTCCGATACAAGCCGCTAATTTCAAAACTTTTTGAGTTTCTATTGACAACTTTTCTAGCTGAATTGTCATAAACTCTACGACATCATCAGTCAGGGCGAGCGATCGCACTTGAGCAACATCACATTCCCAATAACCACCTTCAAAATTAAATGTAATTAGTCGATCTTGATGTAGCGCTTTGAGAAACTGGGTACTAAAAAAAGGATTACCTTTGGTTTTGCTCAATACCAACTCTGTTAACGGTGCAGCTAACGCTAGTGTGCAACTCAATGTATCTGCAACCAAATGATTGACAGATGTTTGATCGAGAGGAGCTAAGGTAATTGTATTGACTGTAGCGCCTAACTTTTGAATCTCTGCCAAAGTCAGCATCAGGGGATGCACCGGATTAACTTCATTATCTCGATAAGCACCAATTAATAGTAGATAGCCGATATCAGCTTCGCTCATTAACAAGTGCATTAAGTTTAAAGAAGCAGAATCTGCCCATTGTAGATCGTCAATAAAGATCGCCAATGGATGCTCTTTGGCTGTAAAGACTTGAGTAAATTTCAAAAACAGCGATTTGAAGCGATTTTGTGCCGCACTCCCAGAGAGTTCTGGCGCTGGAGGCTGTTTGCCAATCATCCTTTCCAGTTCTGGAATCACCTCAATCATCACTTGTCCGTTCTCACCCAAAGCAGAGAGAATTTTGCACTTCCATTGCTCGAATTCAGCATCAGTTTCACTCAGCAGTTGCCTGATTAAGTCTCGAAAGGCTTGCACAAAGGCAGAGAAAGGGGTGTTGCGCCCGAATTGGTCAAATTTACCTTTAATGAAGTAACCCCGTTGTCGGACAATTGGCTTGTGGACTTCGTTAACCACAGCAGTTTTGCCAATACCAGAGAAGCCAGCTACCAACATAATTTCAGTGCTTCCCTGACTGACTCTCTCAAAGGCATTCAATAAACTTTCAACTTCGCCTTGCCGACCGTAAAGCTTTTCTGGGATGATGAAGCGATCGCAAATATCCCGTTCCCCTAATTTAAAAGATTTAATCTCTCCAGTTTCCTGCAACTGAGACAAACATTTTTCTAAATCAAATTTCAGCCCTAATGCACTCTGATAGCGGTCTTCAGCATTTTTCGCCATCAATTTCATCACAATGTCACAAAGAACTTCAGGAATCTCTTCTTCCCCCCTGCCCCCTGCCCCCTGCCCCCTGCCTCCCAATTCTTCTGGAAGCTTTGCAATATGACAGTGAACCAACTCCATCGGATCGTGAGACTGAAAGGGTAAGTGTCCAGCCAGCAATTCATAGAAGGTAACGCCAAGAGAATAGTAATCACTGCGATAGTCAATTCCGCGATTCATCCGCCCGGTTTGTTCCGGGGAAAGGTAGGCGAGAGTCCCTTCCAAGACATTAGGACTGTGAACTTCTTGGGTTTCTTTAGGTAAAAGAGAGGCAATGCTAAAATCAATCAACTTGACTTGCTGAGTTTCCGGGTTAATCAGGATGTTGGCAGGTTTAATATCTTTGTGGATAACCCGATGGCGATAGAGTCCGTCAAGAATATTGCTCAGAGCGATCGCAATTTCCAAAAACTCTGTCAAACTATATTGCTTATCCCTCATTCTTTCGTTCATCCAATCTCTGAGGGAAATACCGCCAAAATCCTCCATCACCAAGGCATAGCTGTTGTGGTAAGGTTCCAGGCTGTAGGGACGAACAATACCAGGTAGATCGATATTTTTAGCGATCGTATACTGATTGCGGAATAGCAGCAGATCGTTGAAGCTGGGATACTCCTGCTGAAGCAGTTTGATTACAACCGGAAGTTGATCGGACTCTCGAATTGCCCGGTAAACTAAGGTTCTAGAACCTGCATAAAGTTGTTCGCTAATTCGATAATTCAAAAGCCTGTCCATAGGCTTAACTGCTGTATTCATACTTCTTCAACTCTTCATAAATCAGCCATTTATTTCAAATAGTGTGCCCAAAAACCAGCTTTTGCTAACTCAGTTTGATTTTGTGTGTAAGTGCAGATCATCGTAGACATCGCATTTACTGCCTTAAAGACCCTTTTGAAACATCTAGGACTTACGCAAAATATCTCTCAAACTCTCATTTCTCCGTGTCCTCTGTGCCTCTGCGGTTCGTTATTCCGTGACTCTTGCGTAAGTCCTAATCTAAAACCCTGATTCTATGGTATGGGCAATTCATAAATTGCCCCCTACCGCGTGTAGTTTTGCGTAAGTCCTAACCAATATTTTGTTCGCTATAGCCAAGAACCACGCTCTGTAACGGGCAATAAAGTTGGCTGTTGACTCTGTGCCTTTTTAGGAGTTAAGAAGTCATGCAAAATATACGTCTTTTAAAACATCCTCTAAGGGGTTAGGGGTATCTTCCAAGGTAAAATATCACTAACACCAACCATATAGGACTTACGTATTTATAGGAAAGACCAAGTATAGATGATTGGAAAAACCAAATCCATCGTCGGGGCAATTCATGAATTACCCCTATGATGTGGGTCTATTTACCATCAATGAAAAACCTAAAACAGCGTGTTTACGTTAATGCACATCATAAGTTCTTTGTAAAGTGCGTAAGTCCTATGCTAATTCTCCTCACTTTTTATCCAGATAGCCTGGAAATATCCACCCATAGGGATGTCGATACAGTACTGAAAAAGATTGATGGTTCTCACAATATTTGGTTGCGCTGTATTCATTTCCGCGATCGCACTGGAACGGCGAAAATTATCAAGCATTTTGGACTCAATCCATCTCGTGTTAATATGATTTTCAACCACTCCCCTTTAGGAATTGATGAAGATATAGAAGATTGTTTGTTTGATAGTTATGAAATTCTAACTCCTCAAATAAAAAATCATGAGTTTGAGGTTGCGCGGGGCAATATTGTGGTTGGAAATAACTTTATCATCACATTTGAAATCACTGAACTGAAAGCTTTAAGCATTCTCACTAATAATCTCCAAAAGCGCCCTCTAGATATCCAAAAGTGGGGAATTGACTATCTCTTTTATCTTATTTTCAAAGAGATTCTGAATAATTACTATACTGTATTTGAATATATTTCTAGAAAACTTGACGATCTAGAAGATGAAGTATTAGATAATTTGGGTGATGAATCAACGTACCAAAGAATTGCCACCATGAGGCAATCTACTCGTTCAGGACGGCGTAATTTTCAAAGCATCAAGTCACTTATGGCTATTATGGATCGCGAAGATTTCCAATGGATTACTCAGCCAGTCAAGGAACTATTTAGTGAAGAATTGGTTAATCACGTTGATAAACTCTGGCAAGAATATCAAGCTTTGAGAGCCTGGATGTCAGAATTAATGGAAATCCAACGAGATAATATTGCTAGTAAAACTGGTGAACGAATTAATCGCCTGACTATCCTCTCGACCGTATTCTTGCCAATCACTTTCATGTCTGGCTTCTATGGTATGAACTTC
This Nostoc sp. KVJ3 DNA region includes the following protein-coding sequences:
- a CDS encoding magnesium transporter CorA family protein; its protein translation is MLILLTFYPDSLEISTHRDVDTVLKKIDGSHNIWLRCIHFRDRTGTAKIIKHFGLNPSRVNMIFNHSPLGIDEDIEDCLFDSYEILTPQIKNHEFEVARGNIVVGNNFIITFEITELKALSILTNNLQKRPLDIQKWGIDYLFYLIFKEILNNYYTVFEYISRKLDDLEDEVLDNLGDESTYQRIATMRQSTRSGRRNFQSIKSLMAIMDREDFQWITQPVKELFSEELVNHVDKLWQEYQALRAWMSELMEIQRDNIASKTGERINRLTILSTVFLPITFMSGFYGMNFKYMPELDQPWAYPTVICMMTLIVISSIVYAKKQRWL
- a CDS encoding sensor histidine kinase; translation: MLKLRKSWLKINPPRYAPIDKNHYSLKWRSRNFILLSILVILSLSISVTAIISYNLVKGLLLNSLKQQALLKTEQGQNDIDNWLAIRKTEIKTLANSAVVRSLDWPVMEPYLQSEVKRMQTFLLMALIAPDGALINTQGGRTSVKDREFFQRSMTGETVAADPIIGRTSTKLQIQISSPIPAKIGTKPAGVLMGGIEINRVVEVISDLHQGKGSYAFALNSQGVPIAHPDIRLIGTPEKAAQSFLNSPNSQLAKITQNMVTKRTNIELAQLDGKWNYVAYTPLQEANWSVALVVPQENIESPLQALNLLATVLGGLLVVGLIGAWRQVQLYEQIRDRALISSQQAQELSETLKELQNTQAQLIHTEKMSSLGQMVAGVAHEINNPANFIHANLNHASLYSQDILDLLKLYQQTYPNPTPEISDRAQDLDIEFLAEDLPKLMASMQVGTKRIRQIVLSLRNFSRLDEADMKFVDIHEGLDNTLMILNHRLTATPNQPEIQIVKKYGDLPLVECYAGQLNQVFMNVLANAIDAIEESLVKNQGKIQIRTDGTDDKQVIIQISDNGIGMSEEVKQRVFDYMFTTKPVGKGIGLGMAIAYQIIVEKHTGSIEVDSTPGCGTEFTIRIPLKSKN
- a CDS encoding TauD/TfdA dioxygenase family protein — protein: MTNKHIEVKQVAGFIGAEISGVDLSRSLHDDAVKEIRQALLKWKVVFFRGQNIDHAAQVAFTARFGEVTYAHPHEDEPIEGFSEILPIDRSRYERRNGLRRSSYESRWHTDVTAVVNPPAASILRAVNVPSFGGDTQWTNLVAAYEGLSAPLRALADGLKAEHRFNARLNLPSNSKIAQRIAANPLVSIHPVVRVHPETGERALYVNPGFTSHILDVSRQESDLLLELFFNQITKPAYTTRFRWNNGDIAFWDNRATSHLAPQDLDHLEVERVLYRTTITGDVPVGPDGFRSQVVEGEAFSSELPTILKNRAEKLEAEPVLS
- a CDS encoding AAA family ATPase, which encodes MNTAVKPMDRLLNYRISEQLYAGSRTLVYRAIRESDQLPVVIKLLQQEYPSFNDLLLFRNQYTIAKNIDLPGIVRPYSLEPYHNSYALVMEDFGGISLRDWMNERMRDKQYSLTEFLEIAIALSNILDGLYRHRVIHKDIKPANILINPETQQVKLIDFSIASLLPKETQEVHSPNVLEGTLAYLSPEQTGRMNRGIDYRSDYYSLGVTFYELLAGHLPFQSHDPMELVHCHIAKLPEELGGRGQGAGGRGEEEIPEVLCDIVMKLMAKNAEDRYQSALGLKFDLEKCLSQLQETGEIKSFKLGERDICDRFIIPEKLYGRQGEVESLLNAFERVSQGSTEIMLVAGFSGIGKTAVVNEVHKPIVRQRGYFIKGKFDQFGRNTPFSAFVQAFRDLIRQLLSETDAEFEQWKCKILSALGENGQVMIEVIPELERMIGKQPPAPELSGSAAQNRFKSLFLKFTQVFTAKEHPLAIFIDDLQWADSASLNLMHLLMSEADIGYLLLIGAYRDNEVNPVHPLMLTLAEIQKLGATVNTITLAPLDQTSVNHLVADTLSCTLALAAPLTELVLSKTKGNPFFSTQFLKALHQDRLITFNFEGGYWECDVAQVRSLALTDDVVEFMTIQLEKLSIETQKVLKLAACIGNKFDLATLAIVHEKSQMETAADFWQAVQDGLIIPTNEVYKFYQDSSLVISDLQRTNDRGQITGYKFLHDRIQQAAYSLIPDNQKQVTHLHIGRLLQQATTGNERDEKIFAIVNHLNQGVALISDEQEQQELVELNLAAGRKAKNATAYAAALEYFNTGISILTANCWQSQYNLALILYEGATESAYLCTNFEQMEHLAEVVLNHAQSWLDRANIYNIKIQACIAKNQQLEALRLAREVLKHLEVDLPDKPTPADIEQALRHTQTLLKDRAIESLLELPQMTAPEKKAAMVILSTIISAAFQAAPDLLPLIVLAHVDLSVQYGNAPESTHGYVMYGLTLLVVLGDIEAGYGFGQMGMKLLQHIHAPELTAKTIFAFNNFLRHWQEPAKDTLEGYLRAYSSGVEIGDIQYVALSLLGYSLTAYLTSQELSSLRQTMEAHRQVMQQLRQDTYLQKQSIYYQAVLNLLETTPQPDRLYSEHYNEDEMIQLHLKTNDVTALYQIYVNKLLLSYLFQRYEQALENANLTEQYLSAGKGLIHVPIFYFYDALVRLAVYPTASETEQISIIERVTNHQEKLKKWADYAPSNQAHRYALVIAEKCRVLGAKAEAIEYYDRAIAQAKENEYLNEEAIANELAAKFYLEWGKERIAQEYLINAYYCYTRWGAKAKVDDLEQRYPRLLAPILQQTRSPIANIDSITTFHSSTNKSTSSSSASVMLDLATVLKASQTLSSEIELDKLLTKLLQVVIENAGADKCALLLLKEGRLLVEATAEVGQQSRVLQSIFVEDSADVPHSLIYVVKRSFQPTVILDARVHPALIADPYIIRQQPKSLLCTPILYQGKLLGILYLENNLITGAFSSDRVEILNLLCTQTAISLENARLYQHAQSTLENLGQTEQFLRLIIDNIPQSVFWKDCNSVYLGCNHNYAQTWGLGVPEDVIGKTDYDLPWTREQSDFFVARDRRIMESGEAELNIIETVQQLDGKQKWSNTNKIPLKDREKNIFGILSTSEDITERQQAQQLLQQQKQQLEEALQELQMMQLQLVQAEKMSALGNLVAGVAHEINNPIGFIAGNLEPAKNYVKDLFGLINLYQENFPNPGSDIQDEIDAIDLNYLREDLPKLLDSMKLGVQRIRGISTSLRTFSRADKDYKVPFDIHEGIDSSILILRHRLKANENRPAIEIVKNYGKLPLVECFAGQLNQVFMNLLANAIDALEQYNTERSLEAILANPNRITIQTRLLESGQQILIKIADNGVGMSPEVKERVFDHLFTTKPVGKGTGLGLAIARQIVVEAHGGSLSCISELGQGTEFVIQISTQQE